In Maribacter algicola, the sequence CGTAACCCTCGATCAAATGTAAGGTCAAAGAAATTCTGTAATTGTCTTTTAAGCGTTTCATGGTTTCCATTACTTTTTGAGCCTTTTGTTCAGCAAACACATGATCCGAAGCAATTCCGTCATTATCTTCGACCTTGTACATTAAATCGTCCAGCGCAACTTCATTCTTTTTCCGTTGCTTTTTGTAATGGTAAATACTGTTGTTCACTACAATTCTCCTAAGCCATGCGCCAAAAGTAACCTCGCCCCTAAAAGTATCCAGTTTCGTAAACGCGTTCAAAAACGACTCCTGCATAATGTCTTCGGCCTCTGCACTATGTTTTACAATTCGCAAAGCAGTGTTGTACATAGCTTTGTAATACCGATTGTAAACTTCCATTTGTGCACTTTGTTTACCTTCCTTGCACGATTGCAATAAATCATCAATATGTACCTTACTTTGGCTCAAAAAGTGATTGGTTTGTCTAAGAGATGACTCAATTTACCTATTGTTACAGTTTTGACCGAAAAGTTTTTCTAAATTGAATTTTTGTTACAAACTAAATTTGGACTAACAATAAATTTACGCGATGACAGAAAGGGAAAAAATGCTCCAGGGAAAGGTCTATAATTCCAGGGATCCTGAACTTTTGGAGAGGTATTTTCGTGCAAGAAGTCTAGTCAAGAAGTTCAACGATTTGGATGCTGACCTAGTGTTGGAACGCCAGGAAATCCTATCTCAACTTTTTGAGCATATAGGAAAAGGGGTGTGGATAGAGTCTCCTTTCTATTGTGATTATGGGAATAATATTTCGATTGGAGAGGGCACCTTCGTGAATATGAACTGCACCTTTTTGGACAATAACAAGATTAGCATTGGAAAAAATGTGCTCATAGCACCTTACGTTCAGATTTATACGGCTTCCCATCCTTTAAGGGCCTCTGAGAGGATATTGGTAAATAATAATGACGGTGCGCCCTATATAACTAAAAGTTTGCCCGTAACAATTGGCGATAATGTCTGGATCGGCGGCAACGCTGTTATTTGTCCCGGGGTTATCGTAGGTGAAAATGTTACTATTGGGGCAGGAAGTGTCGTCACCAAGAACATACCGGATAATACGCTTGCCTTTGGCAATCCGTGCAGGGTCATAAGAGAACTTTAGTATTTGTATTCTTTGTTTTATAGTAACCAAAAAATACAAGATCGGTTACTATATAAATGGCACAGGAATTGAAATGGATAGGGCGTAGAAAGACAATTAAAACGACATAAACCCTGTAAGCATGGTCTATCAAGGGTTTTTGAATTTTGAACGATAAAAAAAGTGCACGCTGTTTAATGACAGAATGACCGATATATGAGTATGGAAGATTCTAAATTTTCAAATTTTGACAATATGTCTTTACAGGGCATCGATCAGGATTCCGAGTTAATTCCGTTGCTTACCGCAGAGGACGAGGAGCAAATGAATAGTGAGGAATTGCCCGAAACCTTACCTATTCTACCCCTTAGGAATACGGTTTTGTTTCCCGGTGTCGTAATTCCAATTACCGCCGGAAGGGACAAGTCCATCCAATTGATAAAGGATGCCAATAACGGTAGTAAAGTGATAGGGGTGGTGTCCCAAAAGGATGAGGAAACGGAAAACCCTGATATCAAGGATATCAATACGTTGGGTACGGTTGCCCGTATTTTACGGGTATTGCAGATGCCCGATGGGAATACAACCGTAATTATCCAAGGAAAAAAACGTTTTGAGATTGCCGAAGTATTGACCAAAAAGCCATATATCACGGCAACTGTGCGTGAAACCGAGGAAATTAGGCCGGATAAGGGGAGCAGTGAATTTTTGGCGATCATCGATTCCATTAAGGATTTGGCCTTGAGAATCATTAGGGACAATCCAAATATTCCTAGTGAAGCTTCTTTCGCCATCAAAAATATACAGAGCGATTCCTTTTTGATAAACTTTGTTTCCTCCAACCTCAATTTACCAGTAAAGGAGAAACAGGA encodes:
- a CDS encoding RNA polymerase sigma factor codes for the protein MSQSKVHIDDLLQSCKEGKQSAQMEVYNRYYKAMYNTALRIVKHSAEAEDIMQESFLNAFTKLDTFRGEVTFGAWLRRIVVNNSIYHYKKQRKKNEVALDDLMYKVEDNDGIASDHVFAEQKAQKVMETMKRLKDNYRISLTLHLIEGYDYEEISSIMNMSYANCRTTISRAKESLRKELLIEN
- a CDS encoding sugar O-acetyltransferase produces the protein MTEREKMLQGKVYNSRDPELLERYFRARSLVKKFNDLDADLVLERQEILSQLFEHIGKGVWIESPFYCDYGNNISIGEGTFVNMNCTFLDNNKISIGKNVLIAPYVQIYTASHPLRASERILVNNNDGAPYITKSLPVTIGDNVWIGGNAVICPGVIVGENVTIGAGSVVTKNIPDNTLAFGNPCRVIREL